TCGTTGTTCCATGTATGCGAGAAGGAGTTCTCTATGAAACAGGATGAACCAAGGATATGGCACGTGGTCTTTGCCGGTCTTGTGGTGGGCAGTCTTGTGTGGTTCTGGGCCGGGCAAAGTGTGGCACAGGAAAAAGAAGTCGCCGCTGCTGGGAAGAACGTCTACGACCAGAATTGTGCGGTCTGCCATGGGCGTGAAGCGAAAGGAGATGGTGGCGCAGTCTCGCTTTTGACGGTCAAGCCGGCTGACTTGACGCAGATCGCAAAGCGAGCCGGAGGAACGTTTCCCTTCTGGAAAGTCTACGGCGTGATCGATGGACGTGAAGAAGTCAAAGGCCACGGGACCCGTGACATGCCCATTTGGGGAGCGGAATTCCGCGCCCAGGCTGGGTCGAGCCCCGCAGCCGAGTCCCAAACACGAGGACGAGTATTAGAGCTTGTCTACTACCTCCAGTCCATACAGGCAAAGTAGTCCTGAGATGAGGGGCGGCGGAACGTCGGTTACGCTCGCCCCTGTCTTGAGACATCCCCAACTGCTGGTCAGCTCCAGAAACGAGGGATTGCGGTGAAGAAGGTACAATTTCGACTTTTCGCGCTCATGTGTGTGGCATCCCTGTGGTGCCCCGTGTTCACCGACGCGCAAGATACCGCTGCCGGCGCACGATTGTTTCATCAATATCGCAGGAGATGTTATCGTGACTACAATCACGCGACCCTCAGTCCCTCTGCTGCATTTTCTCGGTGCCGCCGAGACGGTCACCGGTAGTCGTTTTCTCATCGACACTCCGCAAGCGCGGGTCTTAGTGGACTGTGGATTATTCCAAGGCTTGAAGCCTTTGCGGTTGCGTAACTGGAACCCCTTTCCCGTCGATCCCGCGAGTATCGATGCGATCCTGCTCACGCACGCGCATCTGGATCACACCGGCTATGTCCCGGCGCTGACGCGGAACGGGTTCACCGGACAGATCTTTGCTACCGAAGGAACAAGAGACCTGTCTCGTATCGTCTTATCGGACAGTGGTCATTTGCAGGAAGAAGACGCGGCCTATGCCAATCGGAAGGGATTCTCCAAACACTCTCCTGCCTTGCCATTGTACACTGAAGAGGATGGCTATCGGGCAGTGGAGCGGTTTAGCGTCGTCCCTTTCAACAGCGCCCAGGAGGTTGCACCCGGTATCCGCGCGACCTTTCGTCCTGCTGGCCATATCCTGGGTTCGGCGACGATTGCACTTGAACTCGCTCATACTCAAGTGCGAAGCCTCGTCTTTAGTGGAGATTTAGGGCGTCCACCTCATCCCATCTTTTGTTCTCCCGTACCCTTGCCGGACGCTGACATCGTCGTGGTGGAATCCACCTATGGCGATCATCGGCACGAGGATGAGCAGTCGCTCCGGCGGTTCGAGGACGCCATCGTCCGTACGGTCAATCGTAGTGGCATGATGATTATCCCCTCCTTTGCCGTTGACCGCACGGAGGTGATTCTTTTTCACCTCCGTCGTTTAGGGCAGGCCAAGCGGATACCGCAGCTGCCGGTCTATGTCGATAGTCCGATGGCGCTTGCCTCGCTGGCGATTTATCGTCGAGCACTCGAGGAGGGCAGCCCTGAGTTTGAGCCGGGACTCCAGAGTGAGCCGGATCCCTTCGATCCTGGTCGGTTAATCGAAGCCCGCACGGTGGCGCAGTCCATGGCGATCAACGACCAGCGCTATCCTTCTATCATTATCTCGGCCTCGGGCATGGCGACTGGTGGGCGCGTCCTCCATCATCTGGCCAATCGGTTACCGGATCACCGCAACACGGTCATTTTGGTGGGCTACCAAGCCGAAGGCACGCGCGGACGCGCGTTGCTCGAAGGAGTACGGTCGATAAAGATGTTGGGACGCTACATCCCAGTGCGGGCGGAGATCGTCAATGTCCCTGCTTTCTCGGCCCATGCCGATCAAAGCGAGACGCTCCAATGGCTGCGCTCTGCGCCTCGTCCGCCAGACACCACGTTTATCGTCCACGGCGAGAAGCCCGCTGCCGAAGCGCTCCATGATGCGATTGAGCAAGAACTGGGGTGGACGGCTGTAGTCCCGCGTTATCTGGAACGCGTACGGTTGGATTAAATCAAGTCTCTCACGCAACACGTCACACGTCATACGGAAGCTTCCTATGTTTCGCGTCAAACAGTTGCGCATCGACACCTTGGGCGAGCACGTGATTTTCATTCACAAAGCCGCTGTGCAGGCCGGCAACCTTGGTTTTCGTCCCTTGGACCGGGTGTGGGTGGTTGAAGCAGAGGCCCCCCCTGGTGCCGCACGTGAAGTGACAGGGATCATCAATTTTTGTGCGGACACTCTGGTCGCTCCGGATGAGATCGGCCTCTCGGAGGTCACGTTTCGCGATCTCGATCTTCCCGAGGGGAGAAAAGTACTTGCCACGATCGCTCCTGCTCCACGCAGTGTGGATCTCGTGCGCAAGAAGCTGGAAGGACAGCGACTGGACCGCGCGGCCTTCGACGCGATTCTGGCTGACGTCGTGCAGCACAGATATTCCAAGGTTGAGCTGTCGATGTTCGTGCTCGCCTGCGCGCTCAAGACGCTCGATCTCCAAGAACTGGTGGACTATACGAGCGCTATGATTGCGGCCGGCTCGCAACTCGACTTCGGGCCGGGACCGGTGGCCGATAAGCATTGTGTCGGCGGCATTCCCGGAAACCGCACCACGATGGTCGTGGTGCCGATCCTGGCTTCTCTTGGCGTGACCATACCAAAAACTTCCTCGCGAGCGATTACGAGCCCTGCGGGCACAGCCGACACGATGGGCGTTCTCGCCGAGGTGGCGCTATCGCCATCGCGATTGCGGGCAGTCGTCCAAGAGGTTGGCGCCTGCATTGCCTGGGGTGGGGCGTTGGGACTAGCACCAGCGGATGACATTCTCATTACCGTCGAGCGACCTATGGAACTGGATACCGAAGCGCAGATGGTCGCTTCCATTCTCGCTAAGAAGAAAACGGCTGGCGCTTCCCATGTCCTGATCGACATCCCTGTCGGTCCCACTGCCAAAGTACGATCCGCGCAAGCCGCCGAGCAGTTGGCCGCGCTCTTTCGTGCGGTCGCCGAGAAAATCGACCTGCGACTTGAGGTCGTCATTACCGAAGTACGCGGCCCAATTGGGTGGGGCATCGGGCCACGATTAGAGGCGCTCGATGTGTTGGCGGTCTTGTGTCGTGACCCTCACGCGCCAGTCGATCTGCGTGAAAAATCGCTCTACCTGGCGGCACGATTACTGGAAATGACCGATGTCGTAGCGCCCAACGGCGGCTATCGTGCCGCGCAACAGGCCCTCGATTCTGGGGCGGCGGAAAAGACCTTCGCTCGCATTCTCAAGACGCAAGGCATGCATGAGTTCCCACCGGAGGCCCCGTACCGAACGCTCGTTTCGGCACTGACCGATGGTCGTATTCGTGAAATCGACTGTTGGGAAATCGCCCGAGTCGCCAAACGCGCGGGCGCGCCAGCCAACGTGTCAGCGGGGGTACGCTTGCTGCGTACCGTCGGCGATATTGTGGCACGGGGAGAGCCACTCTTCGAGATTCATGCCCAGAGTGAAGCCCAGCTCGAATTCGGTCGTGCGTACGCCGAAGCCCATCCCGAGATCGTGCGGTTTGGGTTTTAGGGGTATTTGGTGGTGCGACTTAGCGGTGCCTTGCGAGTCCTGCTCTATCTTACATCAGCCCCACAGTCGGGCGCTGGCGAGATCCGCTCCTTCCCGTAAGGTCCGCAGTTTGGCCCACACTACTGCAAATGTCATATGTAGAACTTAAAGGGCAAACGTGGTTCAGACTGCACCGGCGCGGAGACAAGGATATCGCCAATGGCGTCTGCGAAGCGGATGGTTACTGGCTCGCGATCATTGAATAGACAGGTGTTGAAATTGATCTTGCTCAGCGACAACACATCCGCCATCACTGTCTGGATGTCTGCCGCTCCTCGCCGAATGGAGACGTGTAGGGGATTTGGTGTATCCGGCCCCATGTACGTGTCGAGGCGCGGTACGTAGCCGGAAGTCCAAAGAAAACCTGACCTATGGTCGGTGACCATTGCCGTGCCCCGAATGGTTGGATAGCTACCCGGACGATATAACTTAAGCTGGTCCCAGGCATCCGAGATCTGCACGCCTACGACATTCGTTCGCTTTCCTTGGCACGCCTCCACGAAGCCGTCCCATTCGTCATTACTGAATGATGACTTGGCATGAATGAACAGCTCAGCCGGATCGTCTGGATGCCGAAGTCGATACTCATCCAGCACTGTACTCGCAAGCTTCTGTGCGGCAGCGCGGTCAAGATGGAACTGCTTGCTGTCCGGTTGGTACCAAGGTCCGAGTGCGCCTCGGAACACGACACCTTCGCCATCTGATAGGAACATCTGTGCTGCACAGCAGGCGTGACGAATATCCCTGTCCTTCGGCTGCTGCTTGTAGACCAACCCGACGTAACACACGCCCGGACGCACGTTCGCTAGCTGCCATGGACGACCACCGCTCTTATAATACGAGGCTGTGCAGAGCTTCCAGGCAATCGTCGCCGGATCCTCGACGCGACGCTTCAGGTCTATCTTGTTTGCTTTCAAGAACTCGTACGGCGTAAGTGTCGTTTCGCGTACGATCTGTGTAACGATTTGATGGTCGAGCAAGCGTGCTTTGAGCTGCCGACGGAAGTTTTTGGCGTATTTGTAGATCTCTGCTTCTGCTTCATCTTGGCCGAACAACGTCGGTTGAATGGCGAGAGAAGCAACTTTTCTCTCCTCAAGCGTTATTTTACCAGTTACCCGATCCGCCGCAGCGACGGTTGACAGCGGCCGGCCAAGTTCATAGATGAACTCCGGGATGACAACGTACCAGAAGCTCGGCGGGTCTTCGTCCCGCTTGCGGTCGGCCACGAGTCGATCAACAAAAACATCGACCGCCGTCTTGATGGCCTCATGTCGGTTGGCGATACGCATGGACTGTAGCAGTTGCTGCTCATCGATGTCGGTAATTGTACGCGTTGGTTCTGTGGGCCACGTTGCGAAAAAGGCCTCACTGAATCCTGGGAACGCGACGTGGTGAGCTTCTATTGCCTTCGACATCCGACCCCGCAAAGGGACATCAATGAAGTTTGCCACCTGGGCAGCCCATTCCTTGAAGCGACGTAGCGAATCGGAGGTGCCGATCACCCCATAGCGCACCGATCTTGGCTGGGGTGCAGCATCGACGGGTCCGAACAGATAGAGTCCATCCCTCGGGTAGTCAGCTGTCTGTCCGAAACGGAATTCGAGTTGGGGTTCAGGCACATGGATCAATCGGGGCCTGCTCATGGAGTTATTTCCTCTTCTTCCGCTGTGTCATCTGCCGATTCATCCCAGTCATCAAACTCGACGTCCGGATCATCCTCATCCGAGGGTTCTTCGCCGACATGCAGAACACTAACAGGAGAGGTAAAGCTTCTGGGTGGTAAGGCAAGGACCATCTGCTCCCGATGCGAGACTGGTAACTCGATCTCGGAATAGCCGTTACCCAGCCACCACAAAAAAGCAAACAACATGTCCCGCCAGCGCGCATTACGCCACGACTTTGCGAAGGAGCGCCGCAACTGGTGCCTGCGCTTGACATTCCTGAGTGCGTCCAGGCCGTTGTCTGAAAAAATAAGCCGTGCTGACAAGCGTAGGTGACGCAATGGAGACGTCCGGACCTGGCCGTTGATGGCGTAATGCCAATGTATTTTGCGTTTGGCTGATACCCCAATGATCTGGCGCCGTCCTTTCTGCTGCGGCCAATCAAAGCGAATCTGAGTAAGCGGGACCGTGTGGATATTGCCCCACCAAGCTTGCCGACCACGGGAGCCCTTATAGCTTGTGAGCCTCCGGTTCTGCAAGAAGTTTTCGAAGGCTTGGTTTCCCAGATCGGAAAATTGCCTGCGGGCTTCGTATGGCGCAATTTCCAACCGCCTCCACCCGTCTTCAAGAAACGTGCGGACCTGCAAATCACAGACGATACGAGCTGGCATGTCCAGCGCGAGCAGACCGTTTCCATCAGGAATAGCGAAGGTCAGTACGCCAGTGTTGAACGGTATTATCGGCCAATGATGTAGGGTCCTGTTCTGGAAGCGCTCGATTGGGACCCCCGACGACGGTTCGCAGTAGCGAATGAACCGAGGCAGTCTGCGAAAGATCAACCAGTTTGAGATCAACCGTTCGGGGCGTTGTACAAGCCGCGTTGCTCCTACGCTTTGCGCCGTTAGCCAGTCCTCCATTGACCGGCCCGGACGCCGTGGAACTCTATGGACGTTAGCCAAAAGATCTACAAGCTCGGCAAGGCCCGTAGCCCAACTGTGGCTGAAATCGACGTATTGGGCCTGCACAATCCGGAACGGCGCCTCATACGACTCTAGTCGAAGGGGGATGATGAACTCGCGGTCATTGAGCTTGTGCGCCAGCTGAGTTCCTATTTCGATTTCATTGCGGACACCCTGCTTATCGAGTCCGGCAGGGGTGCAAACCAACAGCATTTTGATCGTACGCTGACGCAGTGCTTCTTCCAATTCTCGCGACCAGTCGGAACCTCCGTGCAGCCGCATGACATCCGCCCACACCTCGTACCCTATGGCTGCCAGCTTGGCACCCAACCAACGGGTGAAGGCGTTGGCCTCCGGGTTTGCGTGGGATATGAAAAGGGCTTCTCGGTTGGGCGTCTTCATCACGAACTTTTGCCGTTAAGAAGTTCTGAAGGTAGCAGGTCTGGAACTCGTCATCAAGAGAACATCTAGAAGATTTAGGTCAAGTCTTGCACTGCCACATTGTCAGGAAAGAAAAAGCGAAGTAGGGTGCCTACCATGCGCCAACACAAAACGGCGCGCTTTACGCGCCCTACGGTTCCTGATTGCTCGGCAGTGTCGTAGCTTGGTAAAAGTCCTTACAACGTGGTGAGGCAGACCATTAAAGGATGATAAAGCGCCCGTACTCCTGGAAATGCCGGTCAAAGGCAATGGCTTCCTGAATGCTGAGCCGCTCCATTACGGCAAAACTCGCGGCATCACAGAGCAAGTACGACTTGTCTTCGTGAGCACGGAGAATGACGCCTGCGCGTGTTTCATCCTGAGCCGAGAGACGTTCGATATTGCAAAATCCACGCTCGATATTATCGAGAAAGGCAAGAGCATTGATCCGACCATTGCGGGTGCGATAAAGAAGGAGCGCGTACGTTTCGAAAACCACGGCGTTTGTCGTGAAGAGCCGCCATCGCTCAGCTTTCGCGCGCTGGAATAGCGCAACCGCTCGCTCGTGAAACGGATCGGCTCCCGCTAGGTACGCGAAGAAGCCGCTACTATCGACCAAGACAGATTTCACGGGAGTTCGTGGCGGTCACTATAGATTTCGGCAAGATGTCGATACTTATCGCTGGAGACGTCCGTGTCGACAGTCTCGGCTGTTCCAGCAAGCGCCAGAAATGTATCGAGCGCGGCGAGTTGAGTCTCATCGGCTACATTCTCTTCGTTCCGACCAAGATGATCAATTTTTTCCATGAGATGCAGACGCTCTTGTGGGGAGAGCAGTTTTACTTCTTCCGTGATCTCTTCGACAGTATGCATATCAGCTTCCCGTCCTCTCGTCATGACTCTAACAACTTTTCAACGAGGCGTTCGCCTTTTCCTCTCTAGAGTAAAGCAAAGAGATTGCTTCGTCACCTGCGGCAACTCGCAATGACAGGCGCTACCCGGTTTCAAACACGCTCGTCGTCTGGTTTCGTGGAAGAAATGCTAGCATACGTTTCCCTCTGTACCGATAGTCGAAAGGTAAGCCGCGGATTTCACAGTGTGGGGCATATCGTCGCGTGCCCCACACTGGCCTGTAGGGTCGATTCCTCCATTTCCCACCTTTGCCGTTTTACCGTCTGCCGACATTCGGCTTCCTCCCTAACCAGCCAAGCCTTCGGCATCTAAATTGCTCCTTCTTCCACACAAGACCACAACTAGGAGGATGTGTCATGAGCAATACCGGATTAGAAGCCTTCGACTCCACGCTACAGAAGACCCATATCTGGCTCGACGACATTATGCGCGAAATGGGATGGGCCGACGAGAAACAGCGCGCCTATCTTGCATTGCGCAGCGTTCTTCACGCCTTGCGCGACCGACTGACGGTAGCAGAGGCGGTGGACCTCGGCGCGCAATTACCGATGCTGGTGCGCGGCTTCTACTACGAAGGGTGGAAACCTGCTAGCACCCCACGCAAGGAGCACCATAAAGAAGAGTTTCTCGCGCACGTGAAGCATTCTTTCAAAAGCGACGACTATATGGATGCGGAACAGATCGTCCGCGCAGTCTTCCGTGTGTTGGCACGCCACGTCAGCGAAGGTGAGATTAAAGATGTCCAGGTGACCTTGCCGGCGGAGTTGCGAGCATTATGGTCGCCAGAAGACCTGAAAACTTGGGTCTGATGGTGGCGGCGCTTTTCCATGGGAAGACAGTTGTAGGGTCGTTTTCTTCTTTTGCATTCTTGCGAATCGCGAGTGCGGCTTCTTCTTATTCGTGAGAAGACGCAGATCGTTCAAAGGAGAAATATAGTGTCAATAAAGATGAAGGGTAGGGGTAGTATTCGAACACGACGCAACTTGGCAGAGTTTGACGCCTCGGACCCGTACCAGCCTCAGTTAGACCCGGGCGAAGTGGCAGCCTGCACCGGATGTCAGGCTGTGTATCAACGACGGCATTGGTTTTTCGATCATGACACCTACGTCCGAGAAACCATGCAACCCACGACGCGGCTGGTTCTCTGTCCAGCTTGTCAGAAAATTCGTGACAGCTATGCGGAAGGGCAGGTTACGCTGCAACCGAGTGCGTTTCTCTCCGCGCACAAAGACGAAATCGTTCGCTTGATTCACAACGAAGAAGATCGCGCCAAGGGGATGAACCCCTTGGAACGTATCGTGGCCCTCAAGGAGTCGGAAGACAGCGTGGTCATCACCACCACGAACGAGAAACTCGCTCAGCGGATCGGGCGGGCATTGAAAAACGCGTTCCAAGGGAAGACGACTTATCGGTGGTCCGAGCCCAAATTCCTCTCGGTCGAATGGGAGCGTTCGGAATAACTGAAAGAAAAAGAAGAAGGAGGTGTCGTATGTCACTACAAAAGTTTTGCGACCGTCCCGTGGTCACGGTTGCTCCGGAACAGACTATTGCTGCGGCCTGTCAACTGCTCCGCGAGAAGAATGTCGGGTGCTTGGTCGCAGTCGAGGACGGAAAACTTCGCGGTATCCTCACGGATCGCGACATCGCCCTCAAAGTAACTGGTGAGAAGAAAGACCCGCAGCTCACCAAGGTGCGGGAGGTCATGACCGGCAATCCACTGAGTATTGCCGTGAACAAAACCTTGCACGATCTCACCTCGCTAATGCACACGCACCACGTCCGCCGTGTCCCTATTGTGGCTGGGGGAGACAAGGTCGTCGGCATGGTCACTCTGGACGATTTGATCATGCTGCTCGGCCAAGAGATGGCGGACATTGGCCAAGGCGTGTCCGGCGCGCTGTTCTATAAACCGTCACCCAGCGGAGAAGAGCCCAGTCCGTTTCCGTTGGAGTGGATGATGTCGTATTTGTAGAGCACTTCGCAATTACGTTCACGAGAAAGAGAAAGACTCGCGCCGCTGGCGGCTTGCCACCAGCGCAAATATTGCTCCCAGGCAGACAAGCTGCCTGAGTCACACCGTGTTCTTGGAAGCATCGCATAAACCAGCAATGGCAAACCCCATCCCTAACGCCGAGATCGCCCGCCGCTTCGAAGAAGTGGCGTGGTTGCTGGAGGAGCAAGGAGCAAATGTCTATCGCATCCAGGCCTACCGCCGCGCGGCTCCCGCACTCCAAAGGACAACAATCTTGGGCCGACGGTAAGCCGGAAAAATCCCGGACAGTATTGAGCTTGTCCAGCAGTGCTGTAGAGTGCTCTATCGGCTGTATCCAAAAAACTTTCGTCTTGAAGATACCTTAGGCATGATCGGGGCGCGCTGGGGGCTATAGGCGATCAAATCTGGCCAGGATCCCAGTTCTATTGCGCGACAATGGCAGGAATCGCTCGATCACTTTCGCGCCCTCCGAGCCAAGTATCGGCTTTACCCTCTGCAGAGTCGCAATGAGTAGTCGTTATTGTTTGATCCTGACACGCAAATACGCCACACAGCTATTAAGATTCACCATCTGGGGATAATCCGCCTCGGGAATATCGACGCCGGTCGCCTCATGGATACCGATCATGATGTTCAACCCATCCATGGAATCAATATCCAGCTGTTCCCGTAGATCGACCACGGGGTCAATCTGGTCAAGATCGGCCTCTGGCGCGATGTCGCCGATGGCTCGTAAGACGATCGCTTTAATTTCGTCATCAGTCATAGCTTCTCCGGTGTTTGCAAGAGACGGTCGATGGCGGCGAGGAAGAGTCCGCCGCGATGTCCATCACTGGCGCGGTGATCAGCGGCCAGCGTGGCCATCATCACCGGTTTGACGCCAAGCATGCCATTGGCCGCCCACGGCTGCTCACCGATCTTGCCGAAGCCCACGAGCGCCACTTGCGGCGGGTAGATCACGCCAAAGACCGTTTCCACTCCCTGCTCTCCCAGACTGGTCACGGTAATCGTGGCGTCGGCAATCTCGGAACTGCGCAACACCCCCGCTCGCACCCGTTTCACCAAGTCACGCAGGTTCGCCATAATTTCGTCGAGACTTTTTTTGTCCACGTCATGAATCGCCGGCGCGATCAGCCCGCCTTGACGCAGGGAAATGGCCACGCCCGCGTGCACGGCCTCGCTCGGTTTGAAGGCTCCATCGACCCAAAACCCATTAATTTCCGGGAATTCATGCAGCGCCAGCGCCACGGCCTTCAGCAAGAGCACGGCATAGAGCAACCGTTCGGTCACCGGCCGTTTGAGGTTTTCCGCTTGCAGCCATGTCAGCGTTTTGCTCATGTCAATGTGAGCGCCCAGGTAGTAATGCGGGATCTCCCGCTTGGAACGGGACATGGCGGCGGCAATAGCTTTGCGCATCGCCGCCTGACGCTCGGCTGGAGCTATGGCAGGCTTGACCGGTGGAGTCACTTTGGGAGCTTCCATCGGCGGAACGGCTAGCGGAGGCGGTGGAGTGACGACTGGGACAGCCTCGGGAGCCGCTTTCGTGGCGGCAGCTCGCTGTACGTCAGCCTGGGTAATGGCCCCGTCTGGCCCTGTCCCCTTCACCCGGGAAAGATCCACTCCCAGCTCTATCGCCGTGCGCATGGCCAGCGGTGAAACCCGTAAACGACCAGAAGGAGCTGGCGGGACTCGAGGCGGTGGCGGTTTCTCCACACGAAGTGGCGGGGCCGCAGGTCGCGGAAGGGGAGACGCGGCCTGCGGCTGGGGGAGAGGGGTAACTAATGGTCGGGCAGCTTCGCCATCCGTAGCGATAATGGCAAGCACGGAGCCGACCGGAACGGTCTCACCTAGCTGTACGACAATGCTTTGAATGATCCCACCTGCAAATACTTCGATTTCGATCGCGGCTTTTTCCGTATCGACCACCGCGATGATATCTCCCCGTTTGACTGCATCGCCCGGCTTGACCAGCCACTCAATCAGAGTGCCGGCCTCCATATCGGCACCAAGCGAGGGCATGCGAAATTCAGCCATGAGCGCCCACCATCTGCTGGACCATGGCGACAATCGTCTGCGCCTGTGGCAGCGCCGCATCCTCCAAATGCTTGGGGTATGGCATCGGCACCTCAGCACTACACACCCGCGCCACGGGCAGGTCTAGTTCGTAGAAGGCGTTTTCCATAATACGGGCGCTGATCTCCGCCGAGATGCTACCGCTGCGCCAGCCTTCGTCGATAATCACCGCGCGATGCGTGCGCGTCACCGAATCGAGGATGGTAGTAGTATCGAGCGGACGTAAAGTGCGCAAGTCAACAACTTCGGCATTGACGCCGGTACCTGACAGTTCTTCCGCGGCTTGCAGCGTCTTGCTCAGCGTGCCGCCATAGGTAATCAAGCTCACGTCCGTCCCGGGTCGCCGGATCACTGCTTTCTCAATATCCACTGCCCCCGCATCTGCCGCCAGTTCACTTTCCATATTGTACAAACCGCCATGCTCGAAGATCAGCACCGGATCGGGGTCCTGCAGCGCGGTCCACAGCATCCCACGGGCGTCCTCGACCGTGGCTGGAGTCAGCACCTTGATTCCTGGAATGTGCGCGTACCAGCCTTCGAGACTGTGGGAATGCTGCGCGGCGAGTTGGCGTCCCGCGCCGGTGGTCATGCGGATGACCAGGGGAATGTTGAACTGTCCGCCGGACATGTGCAGGATCGTGGCGGCGTTGTTTACGATCTGATCCAACGCCAACAGACTGAAATTGACCGTCATGATCTCCACAATCGGGCGCATGCCGCCCAGGGCGGCGCCAATGCCGGCGCCCACGAATGCTGCCTCCGACAGTGGCGTGTCTCGAATGCGCTCTGGACCGAATTCCTCCAAGAGCCCCTTGCTCACCGCGAAGCAGCCGCCGTAGCGACCAACGTCCTCGCCCATGAGGAAGACACGTGGATCGCGCTGCAGAGCGTCGCGGATCGCCTGCCGCATCGCTTCGCGGTAAGTTATTTTCGTCGTCTTCGCTTCAGTTGTCATGTGCGCATCTTTTCAGAATAGACGTACTTCGCGAGGTCCTCGATCGCTTCCCACGTGCCAGCTTCGGCAAACTCCACAGCCGCTGCGACCTCTTTGGCGATGTCTTCCTCAAGCTGTTTCACCTCGTCGTCAGCAATCAGGCCCTGTTCCTGCATGCGCGCCTGAAAGGCCGCGAGCGGATCGCGGTGCTTCCATTCCTCTATCTCTTGTTTATCGCGGTAGAGCTGAGGGTCGTACATGGAATGCGCTCGGAACCGATAGGTGCGAAATTCCAAGAAGCATGGGCCTCCCCCCGAGCGTACACTTAACGCCGCCCGTTGCGTCGCGTCTTCACAGGCAATGACATCCATGCCATCCACCGGCCAGGCTGGCATCTCGTAACTCGCGGCCTTGAGGCAGAGATCGATTTCCGACTCCGAGCGCTGCAAAGCGGTGCCCATCGCATAGAGATTATTCTCGCAGCAAAACAGCACGGGCAATTTCCACAAGGCGGCCAGGTTCATGGACTCGTGAAACTCGCCTTCGGCGACCGCGCCTTCGCCAAAGAAACAGGCCGTCGCGCGCGGTCGCTTCTGCATTTTATCGGCCAGCGCCAAGCCCACCGCCACAGGCAATCCGCCGCCCACGATGGCATTGCCGCCATAGAAGCGGGTCGCGGCGTCGAAGAGGTGCATCGAACCGCCTCGTCCTCGGCTACATCCTTCTTGCTTGCCGTACATCTCGGCCATGATCGAGGCGGCGGACACCCCACGCGCCAACGCGTGACCGTGTTCACGATACGTCGCCACGATCGCGTCATCCGATTCGAGGGCTTGCATGGCACCAACGGCGACCGCTTCCTCGCCAATGTAGAGATGAAGAAACCCCCGGATCTTCGTCGCGCTGTACAATTCTGCGCATTTCTCCTCGAAGCGGCGGATACGTAACATCTCGCGCAGCAGAAACAGCGAGTGATGGCGGTCGAGGGGTGGTGAGTGAAAAGTCGCGGGTTGGCTCATGTGTCGCTCTCCAACGTCGAGGTATCGCCTTCCGGCAGCCCCAGTTCGCGCGCCTTGAGCAAACGACGCATGATCTTGCCGCTGCGCGTCTTGGGTACGCTAGCGACGAAGTCAATCTCCTTGGGCGCCACCACTGCCCCTAACCGTTTGCGGGCAAATCCCAGCAAGTCGCGCTTGAGTTCTTCTTGGGGTTCATACCCGAGCTTGAGTGAAACGAACGCCTTGACGATTTCTCCCACGACCGGGTCCGGCTTGCCG
The window above is part of the Deltaproteobacteria bacterium genome. Proteins encoded here:
- a CDS encoding c-type cytochrome, whose translation is MKQDEPRIWHVVFAGLVVGSLVWFWAGQSVAQEKEVAAAGKNVYDQNCAVCHGREAKGDGGAVSLLTVKPADLTQIAKRAGGTFPFWKVYGVIDGREEVKGHGTRDMPIWGAEFRAQAGSSPAAESQTRGRVLELVYYLQSIQAK
- a CDS encoding MBL fold metallo-hydrolase, whose product is MTRPSVPLLHFLGAAETVTGSRFLIDTPQARVLVDCGLFQGLKPLRLRNWNPFPVDPASIDAILLTHAHLDHTGYVPALTRNGFTGQIFATEGTRDLSRIVLSDSGHLQEEDAAYANRKGFSKHSPALPLYTEEDGYRAVERFSVVPFNSAQEVAPGIRATFRPAGHILGSATIALELAHTQVRSLVFSGDLGRPPHPIFCSPVPLPDADIVVVESTYGDHRHEDEQSLRRFEDAIVRTVNRSGMMIIPSFAVDRTEVILFHLRRLGQAKRIPQLPVYVDSPMALASLAIYRRALEEGSPEFEPGLQSEPDPFDPGRLIEARTVAQSMAINDQRYPSIIISASGMATGGRVLHHLANRLPDHRNTVILVGYQAEGTRGRALLEGVRSIKMLGRYIPVRAEIVNVPAFSAHADQSETLQWLRSAPRPPDTTFIVHGEKPAAEALHDAIEQELGWTAVVPRYLERVRLD
- a CDS encoding thymidine phosphorylase family protein, yielding MFRVKQLRIDTLGEHVIFIHKAAVQAGNLGFRPLDRVWVVEAEAPPGAAREVTGIINFCADTLVAPDEIGLSEVTFRDLDLPEGRKVLATIAPAPRSVDLVRKKLEGQRLDRAAFDAILADVVQHRYSKVELSMFVLACALKTLDLQELVDYTSAMIAAGSQLDFGPGPVADKHCVGGIPGNRTTMVVVPILASLGVTIPKTSSRAITSPAGTADTMGVLAEVALSPSRLRAVVQEVGACIAWGGALGLAPADDILITVERPMELDTEAQMVASILAKKKTAGASHVLIDIPVGPTAKVRSAQAAEQLAALFRAVAEKIDLRLEVVITEVRGPIGWGIGPRLEALDVLAVLCRDPHAPVDLREKSLYLAARLLEMTDVVAPNGGYRAAQQALDSGAAEKTFARILKTQGMHEFPPEAPYRTLVSALTDGRIREIDCWEIARVAKRAGAPANVSAGVRLLRTVGDIVARGEPLFEIHAQSEAQLEFGRAYAEAHPEIVRFGF
- a CDS encoding toll/interleukin-1 receptor domain-containing protein; its protein translation is MKTPNREALFISHANPEANAFTRWLGAKLAAIGYEVWADVMRLHGGSDWSRELEEALRQRTIKMLLVCTPAGLDKQGVRNEIEIGTQLAHKLNDREFIIPLRLESYEAPFRIVQAQYVDFSHSWATGLAELVDLLANVHRVPRRPGRSMEDWLTAQSVGATRLVQRPERLISNWLIFRRLPRFIRYCEPSSGVPIERFQNRTLHHWPIIPFNTGVLTFAIPDGNGLLALDMPARIVCDLQVRTFLEDGWRRLEIAPYEARRQFSDLGNQAFENFLQNRRLTSYKGSRGRQAWWGNIHTVPLTQIRFDWPQQKGRRQIIGVSAKRKIHWHYAINGQVRTSPLRHLRLSARLIFSDNGLDALRNVKRRHQLRRSFAKSWRNARWRDMLFAFLWWLGNGYSEIELPVSHREQMVLALPPRSFTSPVSVLHVGEEPSDEDDPDVEFDDWDESADDTAEEEEITP
- a CDS encoding type II toxin-antitoxin system VapC family toxin → MKSVLVDSSGFFAYLAGADPFHERAVALFQRAKAERWRLFTTNAVVFETYALLLYRTRNGRINALAFLDNIERGFCNIERLSAQDETRAGVILRAHEDKSYLLCDAASFAVMERLSIQEAIAFDRHFQEYGRFIIL
- a CDS encoding DUF2267 domain-containing protein — its product is MSNTGLEAFDSTLQKTHIWLDDIMREMGWADEKQRAYLALRSVLHALRDRLTVAEAVDLGAQLPMLVRGFYYEGWKPASTPRKEHHKEEFLAHVKHSFKSDDYMDAEQIVRAVFRVLARHVSEGEIKDVQVTLPAELRALWSPEDLKTWV